Sequence from the Fusobacterium periodonticum ATCC 33693 genome:
GGTCTATACTCAGCTGGAACAGTTACAAATAATGCTGATATTAACTTTGGAACAGGACTAGGAAATGTTGGAATTTATAGTACCCATGGAGGAACTGCAAGAAACTCAGCTGGAAGATCAATAACAGTAGGAGCTTCATATATAGATCCTAATAATTCATTAAACAATAGATATGCAGTAGGTATGGCAGCTGGATTTACACCAACACCTGATGAAGTGCTTGCTGGAAAAACTCCTTATACAGGAAATGTAGTTAATGAAGGAACTATTAATGTAACTGGTAAATACAGTATAGGAATGTATGGAACAGGTGTAGGTACTAAAGTATATAATGGTACATCAAAAGGTTCAACTGCAACAATTAATCTAGGTGCAAGTAATACTACTGGAATATACTTAGACAATGGAGCATATGGATATAACTATGGTACAATTAGATCTACTGGTAGTGGATTAAAAGAAGTTGTTGGGGTAGTTGTTAAAAATGGTTCAACAATAGAAAACCATGGAAAAATAGAATTGACAGCAGAAGATGCAGTAGGAATTTTATCTAAAGGAAATGCTGCAGGACAAAATCTTGGTGTAGTTAAGAACTATGGAACTTTCAATATTAATGGAATTACTGATCCTAACAATGATTCAGTTGTAAAGAAAGCTAAACCTGGACAAGATTTAGGAAAAACAATGAGTGGTGTTAAAATAGATGTACCTTCTGGTTCAACTGTTGGAACTATAAGTGTAGATGGAAAACCAGTAGTACCAACTCTAGCAACAACAACTGCTGAAGAATACAGAGATATGCAATTATCAAAGATTGGTATGTATATAGATACATCTAACAAGAGATTTACTAACCCTATTAATGGTTTAAGTGCATTGTCTCGTTTAACATCATCTGATTTAATAATAGGTAATGAGGCAACACAAAATACAACAAGTAAATATATTCAAGTTGCGCAAAGAATCCTAGATCCATATAATGAAATGATAAAGAGAAATCCACAAATTAAAAAATGGAATATCTATTCAGGTTCATTAACTTGGATGGCAACTGTTGCTCAAAATCAAACTGATGGAACTATGGATAATGCTTACTTAGCAAAAGTACCATATACACATTGGGCAGGAAATGAAGCAATACCAGTGGATAAAAAAGATACATATAATTTCTTAGATGGATTAGAACAAAGATATGGTGTTGAAGAAATTGGAACAAGAGAAAATAGAGTATTCCAAAAATTAAACTCTATTGGAAATAATGAAGAAATTCTATTCTTCCAAGCAATAGATGAAATGATGGGACACCAATATGCTAATATTCAACAAAGAGTACAAGCAACTGGTAATATCCTAGATAAAGAGTTTAACTATTTAAAAACTAAATGGCATACAGCTTCTAAGGATTCAAATAAAATTAAAACATTTGGNNNNNNNNNNNNNNNNNNNNNNNNNNNNNNNNNNNNNNNNNNNNNNNNNNNNNNNNNNNNNNNNNNNNNNNNNNNNNNNNNNNNNNNNNNNNNNNNNNNNNNNNNNNNNNNNNNNNNNNNNNNNNNNNNNNNNNNNNNNNNNNNNNNNNNNNNNNNNNNNNNNNNNNNNNNNNNNNNNNNNNNNNNNNNNNNNNNNNNNNNNNNNNNNNNNNNNNNNNNNNNNNNNNNNNNNNNNNNNNNNNNNNNNNNNNNNNNNNNNNNNNNNNNNNNNNNNNNNNNNNNNNNNNNNNNNNNNNNNNNNNNNNNNNNNNNNNNNNNNNNNNNNNNNNNNNNNNNNNNNNNNNNNNNNNNNNNNNNNNNNNNNNNNNNNNNNNNNNNNNNNNNNNNNNNNNNNNNNNNNNNNNNNNNNNNNNNNNNNNNNNNNNNNNNNNNNNNNNNNNNNNNNNNNNNNNNNNNNNNNNNNNNNNNNNNNNNNNNNNNNNNNNNNNNNNNNNNNNNNNNNNNNNNNNNNNNNNNNNNNNNNNNNNNNNNNNNNNNNNNNNNNNNNNNNNNNNNNNNNNNNNNNNNNNNNNNNNNNNNNNNNNNNNNNNNNNNNNNNNNNNNNNNNNNNNNNNNNNNNNNNNNNNNNNNNNNNNNNNNNNNAGACTATAAAGCATACTTTGGAAGAAAAACATTAAAAGTTGGAGTAGCAGTAGCTTATGAAAACGAGTTAGGAAGAGTTGCTAATGGTAAAAATAAGGCTAGAGTAGCTGGAACAGATGCTGATTGGTTCAACATCAGAGGTGAAAAAGAAGATAGAAGAGGAAATGTTAAGTCAGACCTTAATATCGGATGGGATAACCAAAGAGTAGGAGTAACTGCTAATATAGGTTACGATACTAAAGGACATAATATTAGAGGTGGAGTAGGCTTAAGAGTTATATTCTAATCTCACAATCAATTAATTTAACACTAACCCTAGTGTATATAGATTATTATTTCCCTAAAGAAGAAGACTGAGAAATTGGTCTTCTTCTTTCTTTTTAGTAAAAAAACTGTTACATATAAAAAAAGTAAAAAATAGTTTGTCACTGAGCAAATTTTGTAACTCACTTATTTTTTACTTTTGAATTAAATTTATAATATGTAATAGTCTATTTAATTCATCTTAACTATTAATATATGAATTTTTTAATATTTCTACTTTTATTCCTGTCTTATGATTTGCTTTTAAAGACAGTAAACTACCTTGTGAAATTATAAGACTTGGAATAGTATGTCCACAGTCGAAGTTATAAATTATAGGATAATCTCTTTTTCCTAATACTTCCTTAATAATATCTACATATTCAAGATTTGAGTTTTTATTATTATACACTTCTGGTTTTCCAAATATAAGTCCTTTTATTCCCTCAAAAACTCCACTTATTTTTAAAGTATTTAAGTTCCTTTCTTCTAAATCTATTGTAGCATTCATTTCTTCCAAAATTAATATTTTATCTTTAAAAGTTGGAACATACTCAGAAGCAAGAAGTGATACTAAAGTATCTATATTAGCAATAATAACTTCTCCTTCAGTTTCACCCTTATTTAAAATTCTCCAACCTTCATTTTTAATATATTCTCTCTTTTTATTTTTCCATTCATCAGTAAAAGCATTTAATAATTTATTAGAATAAAATTCAGGTTCTTCTAAAGTGTAATTTTCTTTAAAAAATAAATTATCTAAAGTATTTTTTAAAAATGAAGATATGCCCTCATATTCTCCAAAAGTAGGTATTAAACTTGATTGTATTACAACATCATAATTAAGTCAATATATAGTTTTTTACCTAATTTTAATTTTTATATTATAAAATAATAAAAAATAATAGATAAAAAATTTAAATTAAAGTATAATAAAAGGAAAATTTGAATTTTACAGGAGGAAGTTGAATGGAATGTAAAATTATTAAAAATGATATTAACTATAATTTAGATGATTTAACAAAACTATTAAATACTTCGTATTGGGCAAAAGATAGAAAAAAGGAAACTGTAAAGAAAACAGTTGAAAACTCTTTATGTTATTTTGTTTATGATAGTAATAAAAATAAATTAATTGGTTTTGCAAGAGCAATAACAGACTATACTACAAATTATTATATATGTGATGTAATAGTAGATGAAGAATATAGAGGAGAAGGAATAGGAAAAAAAATAGTTGAAACATTGATAAATGATGAGGAATTAATACATGTAAGAGGTTTACTAATTACAAAAGATGCTAAGAAATTTTATGAGAAATTTGGTTTTTATAATAAAGAAGATGTTATGCAAAAAGATAAAAAATAAATGGGGGTAGAAAATGAAAATAGCATTTTTAAGACCTAATTTAGGTGGACAACGTTCAAATGATGCAATAGAGCCACTTGGTTTTGCAGTTTTATCAGGACTTACAGATAGAAAAAAACATGAAGTCCTATTATTTGATGAAAGAATTGAAGATATACCAATGGATTTAGAGGTTGATTTGGTTGTAATAACAACTTTTACTTTAACAGCAAAAAGAGCCTATACAATAGCAGATAATTATAGAAAAAAAGGTATTTATGTTGTTATTGGTGGCTATCATGCTTCACTTATTCCAAAAGAAGTTCAAGAATATGCAGATACTGTTTTTGTTGGAAGTGCAGAAGGGAATTGGGCAAGATTTTTAATTGAATTAGAAAATGGAAATCCACAAAAAGTATATGAAGAAATTAAATTGCCTGATATTAGTGAGGTAGTTTATGATAGAAGTATATTTAAAGATAAAAGATATTCTTTTGTTGTACCTGTACAATTTGGTAGAGGTTGTATGCACCAATGTGAGTTTTGTACCATAGGTTCTGTTCATAGAGGAGATTATGCACATAGAAGAGTGGAACTTGTAATAGAAGAAATTAAAGAAATTTTTAAGACCAATAAAAGAGCAAAGGTTATATATTTTGTAGATGATAATATATTTGCAAATAAAAAGAAAGCTTTACACTTATTTAATGAGTTAAAAAAATTAAAAATAAAATGGGCTTGTCAAGGAAGTATTGATATAGCAAAAGATGAAGAATTAGTAAAACTTATGTCAGAGTCAGGTTGTATTGAAATGCTTTTAGGTTTTGAAAATATAAATATAATGAATATCAAAAAGATGAATAAGAAATCTAATTATGACTTTGACTATGAAAATATTATAAGAATATTTAAAAAATATAAAATTTTAGTTCATGCAAGTTATGTAATAGGTTATGACTATGATACAAAGGATTATTTTCAAGAAATTTTAGATTTTTCAAATAAACATAAGTTTTTCTTAGCAGGTTTCAATCCAGCATTACCTATTCCAGGAACTCCTTTTTATGACAGATTAAAAAATGAAGGAAGATTACTATATGATAAATGGTGGCTAGATGATAATTTTAGATATGGAAAAGCTGCATACACTCCACATAACATGACAGTAGAAGAATTTGAAGCAGGAATATTAAGATGTAAAGTAGAATATAACACTCATAAAAATATATGGTCAAGATTATTTGATGGAGCAGCAAATTTTAGACATGCTTTAATTTTTCTAGCAGTTAATTACATAAATAGAAAAGAAATTTATAATAAAAAAGGTATAAAATTATGAGAATAATGTTAGTGTTAGCAAAGGACAATATATATAGATTTGATTCTCTTCATCAAAGAAAATATTATCCTCAAATTACATTGATAACTTTGGAATCATTGATAGATAAAAAATATAATGCGGAGATTATCCTAGTAGATGAGGGAGTGGAAGAGTATGATGCAACTTCTTCAAAATATAGTAACGAGAAATTTGATTTAATTTGTATATCAGCTGTGATTTCAGCATCAAGGAGAGCAAAAGAAATTTCAAAATTTTGGAAGGATAGAGGAGCATATACTCAAATAGGAGGACATTATGCTACTGTACTTAGTGATGAAGCCTTAGAATATTTTGATACTGTTATAAAAGGACCAGCTGAAATTTCATTTCCTTCATTTATAAAAGATTTTGTAGAAGAAAAGCCTAAGAGAGAATATTTTGAATTAGTTGGTAATGATTTTGAATATAAACCATTAAATAGAA
This genomic interval carries:
- a CDS encoding autotransporter domain-containing protein, which encodes DYKAYFGRKTLKVGVAVAYENELGRVANGKNKARVAGTDADWFNIRGEKEDRRGNVKSDLNIGWDNQRVGVTANIGYDTKGHNIRGGVGLRVIF
- a CDS encoding GNAT family N-acetyltransferase, translated to MECKIIKNDINYNLDDLTKLLNTSYWAKDRKKETVKKTVENSLCYFVYDSNKNKLIGFARAITDYTTNYYICDVIVDEEYRGEGIGKKIVETLINDEELIHVRGLLITKDAKKFYEKFGFYNKEDVMQKDKK
- a CDS encoding B12-binding domain-containing radical SAM protein — encoded protein: MKIAFLRPNLGGQRSNDAIEPLGFAVLSGLTDRKKHEVLLFDERIEDIPMDLEVDLVVITTFTLTAKRAYTIADNYRKKGIYVVIGGYHASLIPKEVQEYADTVFVGSAEGNWARFLIELENGNPQKVYEEIKLPDISEVVYDRSIFKDKRYSFVVPVQFGRGCMHQCEFCTIGSVHRGDYAHRRVELVIEEIKEIFKTNKRAKVIYFVDDNIFANKKKALHLFNELKKLKIKWACQGSIDIAKDEELVKLMSESGCIEMLLGFENINIMNIKKMNKKSNYDFDYENIIRIFKKYKILVHASYVIGYDYDTKDYFQEILDFSNKHKFFLAGFNPALPIPGTPFYDRLKNEGRLLYDKWWLDDNFRYGKAAYTPHNMTVEEFEAGILRCKVEYNTHKNIWSRLFDGAANFRHALIFLAVNYINRKEIYNKKGIKL